The following is a genomic window from Myxococcus guangdongensis.
CCGGCCCAAGGGCCATCCGCAGCACACGGCGAAGAAGGTGGGCATCCTGGGCGCCGGCATGATGGGCGCGGGCATCGCCTACGTGTGCGCCAAGGCGGGCATCGACGTGGTGCTCAAGGACGTGAGCACCGAGGCCGCCCAGAAGGGCAAGCAGTACTCCGTGAAGCTGGTGGAGAAGGCCCTGGAGAAGGGCAAGACGACGAAGGAGAAGGGCGACGCGCTGCTCGCGCGCATCACCCCCACCGGGGACGCCGCGGCGCTCAAGGGCTGCGACCTGGTCATCGAGGCCGTGTTCGAGGGCGTGGAGCTCAAGCACAAGGTCTTCCAGGAGGTGCAGGACGTGGTGGCGCCCGACGCGGTGCTGGCGTCCAACACGTCCACGCTGCCCATCACCCTGCTCGCGGAGGGAGTGAAGCGCTCCGAGGACTTCGTGGGCATGCACTTCTTCTCGCCCGTGGACAAGATGCCGCTCCTGGAGCTCATCGCCGGCAAGAAGACGAGCGACGCGACGCTGGCGAAGGCCATCGACATCGCGGTGCAGATTGGCAAGACGCCCATCGTCGTCAACGACAGCCGGGGCTTCTTCACCAGCCGCGTCATCGGCACGTTCCTCAACGAGGCCATCGCCATGGTGGGCGAGGGCATCTCCCCGGCGTCCATCGAGCAGGCGGGCCTGCAGGCGGGCTACCCCGCGGCGCCCCTGGCGCTGATGGACGAGCTGACGCTGACGCTGCCGCGGAAGATCCGCCTGGAGACGAAGGCGGCCGTGGAGGCCTCGGGCAAGCCGTGGGCGGACCATGGCAGCTACGCGGTGGTGGACGCGCTCATCGACCAGCACGGGCGCAAGGGCCGCTCCACGGGGGCGGGCTTCTACGACTACGTGGACGGCAAGCGCGCGGGCCTGTGGGCGGGGCTGGCGAAGCACTACACCAAGCCGGGCACCACCATCCCCTTCGAGGACATGAAGGAGCGGATGCTGTTCGCGGAGGCCATCGACACGGTGCGCTGCTTCGACGAGGGCGTGCTGCGCTCGGCGGCGGACGCCAACATCGGCTCCATCCTGGGCATCGGCTTCCCGGCGTGGACGGGCGGCGTGGCCCAGTTCATCAACGGCTACGAGGGGCCCACGGGCACGGGCCTGAGGGGCTTCATCGCCCGCGCGAACGAGCTGGCGAAGCGCTACGGCAAGCACTTCGAGCCGCCCGCGTCGCTCATCCAGAAAGCGGAGCGGGGTGAGCTCCTGAAGTAGCCACGCATCGCCTTTCGCAAGGAGAAGTCCATGGTCCAGAGCTCCAGTCGCCTCGCCGCCGTACCGTCTCCGCTCGACGCGGGGGCGCTCGTCGAAAAGCAGCGCGCCTATTTCGAGTCTCGCGTCACGCTCCCGCTCGAGTGGCGGCGAGCGCGGCTGGAAGCCCTGGACCGGGTGGTGCGCAAGTACGAGGCGGAGATTCTCGCCGCCCTCAAGGCCGACCTCTCGAAGAGCGCCGAGGAGGCGTATCTGACGGAGGTCGGCAGCATCTATGGAGAAATCAAGGGCGCGCTCAAGCACGTCAAGGCGTGGATGAAGCCGCGCCGGGGCTCGGCGCCCATCGTCATCCAGCCGGCGCGGGCGTATCAATACTCCGACCCGCTGGGCGTGACGCTCATCATCGCGCCGTGGAACTACCCGTATCAGCTGTCCATCGCGCCGCTCATCGGGGCGCTGGCCGCCGGGTGCACCGCGGTGCTCAAGCCCAGTGAGCTGGCGCCGGCGACGTCGGCGGTGCTGGCGAAGCTGCTCGGCGAGGCCTTCTCGCCGGAGGTCGTCGCCGTGGTGGAGGGCGACGCGGACACCAGCCGCGAGCTGCTCGCGCAGCGCTGGGACCTCATCTTCTTCACCGGCGGCACCCAGGTGGGCCGCGTGGTGGCCGAGGCCGCCGCGAAGCACCTGACGCCCACGGTGCTGGAGCTGGGCGGCAAGAGCCCCTGCATCGTCGACCGGAGCGCGGACCTGGAGGTCACCGCGCGCCGCATCGCCTGGGGCAAGTACGTCAACGCGGGCCAGACGTGCATCGCCCCGGACTACGTGCTGATTCCGCCCGAGCTCAAGGCGCCCTTCACGGAGCTGGTGAAGAAGGCCGTCACCCAGTTCTACGGTCAGGACGCGCGGCAGAGCGGCGACTACGGCCGCATCATCAGCCCCAAGCACTTCGAGCGCGTGCGGGCGCTGGCGGGACACGGCAAGGTGGCCTTCGGCGGCGAGCACGACGCGGCAAGCCGCTTCTTCGCCCCCACCGTCATCACCGACGCGCCGCTGGCCAGCCCGCTGATGCAGGATGAAATCTTCGGTCCCCTCCTCCCGCTGGTGGACTGCCCGAGCATCGACGAGGCCATCCGCTTCGTGCGCTCGCGCCCCAAGCCGCTCGCGCTGTACAGCTTCGCCAAGGACTCGAACGTCAACGAGCGTGTGCTGACGGAGACGTCCAGCGGCGGCGCGGTGGTCAACGACGTGTGCGTGCACTTCGCGGCGGAGGGGCTGCCCTTCGGCGGCGTGGGAGAGTCCGGCGTCGGCGGCTACCACGGGCAGTCCAGCTTCGATGCCTTCAGCCACAAGAAGAGCGTGGTGAAGCGGCCGTTCCTGCTGGACCTGGCGATGCGCTACCCGCCGTACGTGGGCAAGCTGGGCCTCTTCAAGCGTTTGATGTAGCCCTGACACGACGAGGCCGCCGGGCAGCTGCTCCCGACGGCCTCACTCCCCCAAGCCTCCCGCGGACGGGCCACCGGGCCCATCCGGGGAGGCTTCTGTCATTACAGCGTCTTCATGTACTCGATGATGGCCCAGCGCTCGCTGTCGGTGAGCGACTGGGTGAAGTCGTGGCCCTCGTTGCCGAGCCCGTACAGGTGCGAGTTGAAGATCATGCGCGAGCGGATCTGCTTCTGGGTAATGGGCGGCGGCGACTGGTAGGCCAGCGAGTTGTAGTTGGCGACGGTGTTGGCGACGTTCGCGAACAGGATGTCGAGCGTGGCCATCTCCTGGCTGCAGGGGATGAAGGGGTCATTCGCCGGGCGGTCTCCGCAGGCCAGGGCCTGCACCTTCCAGCCGAGCTTGTTGAAGTCATACGCGGCGAAGCTCATGTCGTAGCCGGCGTTGGAGCCCAGCGAGTTGCCCTCGGTCTGCTGGCGCTTCCAGACCTTGGGGCGGTCCGAGGGCTTGAGCACGTCCCACAGGGTGGGGACGCTGGAGTTGTGGAAGTACGGCGCGGAGGCCCAGGCACCGTAGAGCGGCGTGGCGATGTAGCCAAAGGGCTTGATCCAGATGTTCGGCCCCTCCGGCGAGTAGATGGGACCCATGCCCCGGTCATACGCGGCGCGCGGCACACGGCGCAGGGCGCTGGTGATGGGGTCGTCGTAGTAGGGGCCGTGGTCCGGGTGCTGGTCGTTGTAGGCCAGGAAGGACGTGTTCCACGCGCGGCGCTTGCGCTCGTCCGCCATCAAATCCTTGCGGGCCGGGTCCGTGCGGATGGTCTCGATGGGGGTGATGACGCCGGAGATGCCCTTGAGGCGGGGGTCCGGCAGGAAGGCGGGGTTGGCGGCGTGGCGCGGCGAGTAGACGCCGTGGCAGCTGGCGCAGGAGCCGTTACCGGCCTGCTTGGGGATGTTGGCGTTGGCGCCGTTGGCCCACATGTCCCGCTCGTGGAAGAGGATGGCGCCCTGCTCGGCCAGGGCCGTGTTGATGGCCTTGGGATAGGTGGGCGGCGACATCGACACGAAGAAGTTGTCGTTGTCCTCGAACTCGGCGGTCAGCGCGCGGCGCTCGGGGGCGGAGCGGGTGATGTTGGCGATGCCGAACGCCATCTCCGAGCGGACGTTGTCGGACGTGAGCGCGCCGTCCCAGAACTGACGCGTCTTGAAGGCGCGGTACCACCAGTTGGGGGCGCGCGACATGCCGCCCGCGTGGGTGGGGAAATACTCGAGCAGGCTGGGCGCGAGCGACATGGCGTCCATGTCGAAGAGCGCGGGCAGCAAGTCGACGATGCCGATGGCGTCGCTCATGCCGCGCCCGACGCTCCAGGGCACGGGGACGATCTGGAAGACGTTGCCCACCACGGTGGAGCGGAACATGTCGGACTGGATGAGGCCGGCGTCGATGGCGTCACTGGAGCGGCCCCACAGGAAGTACCCCTCCGAGTCGTTCCCCAGCTTCGAGTCATGGCAACCCGAGCAGGAAGACGCGATGGCGCCCGTCCAGCGGCCGTTGGAGTCGCGCTCCTGGACCATTCCGAGCGGGAGTTGCCCGCTACCTCCGTTGGTGAGGTTGGGGTTCTCCCACGGGTATGGGTAGGGATTGCGGAAGGGGGCCTTGGCCAGGCCGAAGCGTTTTTGAATCTGCTCGTCGAAGTCCGACGGGCGCAAGAGGTAACCCCACAGCGTGTACATGTAGTAGTACGCGGACGCCGTGGTGAAGGGTTGGAAGTACGCCCGCGTCTCGATGTTGTGCTTTCCGCGAGCGACGCTGGCCCGGAACTCACCACACGTCTTGGGGTTGGGCGGCAGGTTGGAGACGAACGGCGCCGGCGGGGTGTGCAGGTCCACCCAGTAGGCATTGAACTGCACCGCCGCGCCCGGCTTGTTGACGCCCGGCACGACGAGCGTGCGCGGGTCCACCGGTAACAGCGTGGAGTCCGGCTTCCCCTCACAGGCCGCCGCGAACGGGGCTCGCAAGGGGGTGCTGTCCAACAACGGCAACTCGGCGGCTGCGGCCTGGGTCACTCCCAGGGCCGCGAAGAAGAAACTCGAAAAAGCCAACGAACCACTGCGGTGCAGTCGCATGAGCGGGCCCTCCTCCGCTTATTAGCAGGGTGACAACAAGGCACTTTTTATGCCTGTCAGTGAAGCGTCTCAATACGCGGCGCGTCACCGTGCGACTGCCAATTGCCAATAAGGCGTGCCCCAGAAGCGGGCTCCGAGGACAATCACAAGCAAGACGGCAACCCAACAGACAAAGACTCCCGCCGAAAGACATCCACCTCTTGTTCATCAGCAAACAGCGCTGGAGCATGCCCCTCCGCGCAGGTCAAGCCCGTCAATGCCTCCCACCTTCACGGACCTGTCCCCACGCCTGACATTGAGGGCGGGCGCGTCCAGACAGCTCCTCAATTCCAGCTTTCCGGGCCATAATGAAAGCACCGCCACGAAGGAGGCTCGCGATGTTCGACGTCATGCAGGTCGCAAGGCAGCTCAAGAGCGCGGTGCTGGCGGACCCCGAGCGTTTCTATTCGAACGAGACGGGTGCATGGGTGGCAGGGCTGCCCAGACCGCAAGAGATTCGCGTCGTCACGGGGCGGGAGCCCTTCTGGATCAACCTCGGCTACTGGCGCGACGTGGAGCGCGTGGACGAGACGAACTGTGAGCGCGTCGGTGATTTGTTCAAAGCCGCACAAGCCCAGATGGCCCACCTGCTCGCGCGCACGGCGAGACTGAGCGAGCGGGACGTGGTGCTCGACTGCGGGTTCGGCTACGCCGACCAGGACATCCTCTGGGCGGAGGAATACCGCCCCGCCAGAATCGTGGGCATCAATGTCACACCCAATCAGGTCCGCGTGGGCAAGGAGCGCGTGAAGCTGACAGGGCTGGAGGAGCGGGTCCGCCTGGAGGTGGGCTCGGCGACCCAGATTCCCTTTGGCGACGGCGAGTTCGACGTCGTCTTCGCGCTGGAGTCCGCGATGCACTTCCGCACGCGCGGCGACTTCCTGCGCGAGGCCTTCCGGGTGCTCAGGCCCGGCGGGCGTCTGGTGATGGCGGACATGTGTCAGAAGACGGACCGCGAGTCCGGCGCGGGCCTGCGCCGACGCCTGCGACACCGCTACTGGCGCGGACGGATTGCGTTTCCCGAGGCCAACGTCTGGACGACGCAGCGCTACCTCTCCGAGCTGCACGTCGCCGGCTTCCAGCAGGGGAAGCTGGAGTCCATCGCGTCGGATGTCTACCCGGCCGTCAACACCGCGCTGGCCGCGCTCCGGGGCATGACGGCCGCGGAGCGTCAGCCCGGCAGCGTCACCGTGGCGAAGGTGCGCGAGGACGTGCGGCGCGCCCGGCAGATGGAGTTCGAGCAGCTCCAGTGGCTGACGCTGTTCAACTGCGACGAGTACGCGGTGGTCAGCGCCGAGAAGCCCTGACGCCCGCGGGGCCCACGCGCCCGGAAGTCACTGGAGGACTTCCGGGCGACGGCGCTCAGACGAGCGAGGCGACGTAGAAGTGCGTCGGCAGGTGGACGACGAGCGCCTCGTGAATCTCTCCGCAGACCGCCAGGCCATCGCGCGGGAAGATGCCGGGGGGCGGCTGGGCGAAGCGGATGGAGGAGCGGCCGCTGTCGAAGATGGTGGCCGCCGCGGTGAAGTCCCCGACGATGACCTGCCCGGGGTCCACCATGCGCGCGCGGGCGATGCGCACGCCCATGCTCGTCAAATCCGCCAGCAGCCCGCCCTTGCCCACGAAGTAGCGGTAGTAGTCCGCCGGGTTGACGAGGATGCCGTCCGCGCTGCCGCCCATCTGCTCCACCCGGTCACACGCCGCCAGCAGCGATGACACGGGGTCCGAGCGCGCCGGCAGCCGGGCGACTCCCGGCGTCTCCAACAGGCCCCGCACGCGGTCCCCACCCCGCCCTCTCGCGAGCGCCTGGTTCTCCGCGGTGCACAGCCGCACCAGCAGCCGGAAGTCAATGAAGGTCGCCAGCGTCTCCGGGTCATCCAGGAGCGCGGGCGGGACTTGAATCCACGCCGTGGTGGGCTTGAGCGTGGCCAGGTCCGTGTGGAACTCGAAGGCGGCCTCGGGACGCAGGCCCACGTCCTCCACCTGGACGGTGGGCGGCGACTGGGGCGGCGTCTCGTGCCAGTACTTCACCTTGCCGCCCTCGGCCTTCACCACCTTGAACAGGCCGCGCACCGCGATGCGCGGGCGCCGCTTGAAGCCCGGGAAGGCCTCCGTGATGGTGTGCGAGAACTCCACCGAGGCCTTCGCGCCCTCTTTGGCGACGGCCTGGGCGAAGACCCTTCCGGGTGACAGGAGCGGCTGCTCCGCGGATTCGTTCGTGCTCATGGCGCTCCCGGGCCTACTCGCCCCAGTCCTCCTCGACTTCGGGCGCTTCCTCGAGCCGGAGCGGATTGAGGCCGACCACCTCGAGCTCTCCGTCACAGCCCGAGCACGTCAACACCTCGCCCTGCACGCGGCCCTCGGCCTCGATGGGCTCCGAACACGTGGGGCAGCGGGCCTGCCCGGTCGCTTCCGACTGCTTCGTCAGTGCATGCATGCCCTTGCTCCTCTTGGATTG
Proteins encoded in this region:
- a CDS encoding 3-hydroxyacyl-CoA dehydrogenase NAD-binding domain-containing protein — translated: MSEQSTIRWDKDADGIVTLTLDDPNQSANTMNAAYIQSMRATVERLVKEKADITGVVITSAKKTFFAGGDLNDLLKIRKENAKQAFELGQELKAQLRALETLGKPVVAAINGAALGGGLEIALACHRRIVADVKGVQIGLPEVTLGLLPGAGGVVRTVRMLGIVDALMKVLLQGQRYRPQEAKEVGLVHEVVESVEALVPAAKAWVKANPSSQQAWDQKGYKIPGGTPTSPGLAANLPAFPANLRKQLKGANMPAPRAIMAVAVESTQVDVDTAFTIESRYFTELATGQVAKNMIQAFFFDMQHINSGGGRPKGHPQHTAKKVGILGAGMMGAGIAYVCAKAGIDVVLKDVSTEAAQKGKQYSVKLVEKALEKGKTTKEKGDALLARITPTGDAAALKGCDLVIEAVFEGVELKHKVFQEVQDVVAPDAVLASNTSTLPITLLAEGVKRSEDFVGMHFFSPVDKMPLLELIAGKKTSDATLAKAIDIAVQIGKTPIVVNDSRGFFTSRVIGTFLNEAIAMVGEGISPASIEQAGLQAGYPAAPLALMDELTLTLPRKIRLETKAAVEASGKPWADHGSYAVVDALIDQHGRKGRSTGAGFYDYVDGKRAGLWAGLAKHYTKPGTTIPFEDMKERMLFAEAIDTVRCFDEGVLRSAADANIGSILGIGFPAWTGGVAQFINGYEGPTGTGLRGFIARANELAKRYGKHFEPPASLIQKAERGELLK
- a CDS encoding aldehyde dehydrogenase family protein; the protein is MVQSSSRLAAVPSPLDAGALVEKQRAYFESRVTLPLEWRRARLEALDRVVRKYEAEILAALKADLSKSAEEAYLTEVGSIYGEIKGALKHVKAWMKPRRGSAPIVIQPARAYQYSDPLGVTLIIAPWNYPYQLSIAPLIGALAAGCTAVLKPSELAPATSAVLAKLLGEAFSPEVVAVVEGDADTSRELLAQRWDLIFFTGGTQVGRVVAEAAAKHLTPTVLELGGKSPCIVDRSADLEVTARRIAWGKYVNAGQTCIAPDYVLIPPELKAPFTELVKKAVTQFYGQDARQSGDYGRIISPKHFERVRALAGHGKVAFGGEHDAASRFFAPTVITDAPLASPLMQDEIFGPLLPLVDCPSIDEAIRFVRSRPKPLALYSFAKDSNVNERVLTETSSGGAVVNDVCVHFAAEGLPFGGVGESGVGGYHGQSSFDAFSHKKSVVKRPFLLDLAMRYPPYVGKLGLFKRLM
- the roxA gene encoding rubber dioxygenase RoxA, which translates into the protein MRLHRSGSLAFSSFFFAALGVTQAAAAELPLLDSTPLRAPFAAACEGKPDSTLLPVDPRTLVVPGVNKPGAAVQFNAYWVDLHTPPAPFVSNLPPNPKTCGEFRASVARGKHNIETRAYFQPFTTASAYYYMYTLWGYLLRPSDFDEQIQKRFGLAKAPFRNPYPYPWENPNLTNGGSGQLPLGMVQERDSNGRWTGAIASSCSGCHDSKLGNDSEGYFLWGRSSDAIDAGLIQSDMFRSTVVGNVFQIVPVPWSVGRGMSDAIGIVDLLPALFDMDAMSLAPSLLEYFPTHAGGMSRAPNWWYRAFKTRQFWDGALTSDNVRSEMAFGIANITRSAPERRALTAEFEDNDNFFVSMSPPTYPKAINTALAEQGAILFHERDMWANGANANIPKQAGNGSCASCHGVYSPRHAANPAFLPDPRLKGISGVITPIETIRTDPARKDLMADERKRRAWNTSFLAYNDQHPDHGPYYDDPITSALRRVPRAAYDRGMGPIYSPEGPNIWIKPFGYIATPLYGAWASAPYFHNSSVPTLWDVLKPSDRPKVWKRQQTEGNSLGSNAGYDMSFAAYDFNKLGWKVQALACGDRPANDPFIPCSQEMATLDILFANVANTVANYNSLAYQSPPPITQKQIRSRMIFNSHLYGLGNEGHDFTQSLTDSERWAIIEYMKTL
- a CDS encoding SAM-dependent methyltransferase encodes the protein MFDVMQVARQLKSAVLADPERFYSNETGAWVAGLPRPQEIRVVTGREPFWINLGYWRDVERVDETNCERVGDLFKAAQAQMAHLLARTARLSERDVVLDCGFGYADQDILWAEEYRPARIVGINVTPNQVRVGKERVKLTGLEERVRLEVGSATQIPFGDGEFDVVFALESAMHFRTRGDFLREAFRVLRPGGRLVMADMCQKTDRESGAGLRRRLRHRYWRGRIAFPEANVWTTQRYLSELHVAGFQQGKLESIASDVYPAVNTALAALRGMTAAERQPGSVTVAKVREDVRRARQMEFEQLQWLTLFNCDEYAVVSAEKP
- a CDS encoding family 3 encapsulin nanocompartment shell protein, which encodes MSTNESAEQPLLSPGRVFAQAVAKEGAKASVEFSHTITEAFPGFKRRPRIAVRGLFKVVKAEGGKVKYWHETPPQSPPTVQVEDVGLRPEAAFEFHTDLATLKPTTAWIQVPPALLDDPETLATFIDFRLLVRLCTAENQALARGRGGDRVRGLLETPGVARLPARSDPVSSLLAACDRVEQMGGSADGILVNPADYYRYFVGKGGLLADLTSMGVRIARARMVDPGQVIVGDFTAAATIFDSGRSSIRFAQPPPGIFPRDGLAVCGEIHEALVVHLPTHFYVASLV
- the lysW gene encoding lysine biosynthesis protein LysW; its protein translation is MHALTKQSEATGQARCPTCSEPIEAEGRVQGEVLTCSGCDGELEVVGLNPLRLEEAPEVEEDWGE